One region of Oryza sativa Japonica Group chromosome 5, ASM3414082v1 genomic DNA includes:
- the LOC136356684 gene encoding uncharacterized protein, with amino-acid sequence MPGVSREVIEHRLAVRPDARPVRQKVRRQAPERQAFIKEEVARLLEADFIREEIHPEWLANPVVVPKANGKLRMCIDYTDLNKACPKDPFPLPRIDQIVDSTAGCDLLCFLDAYSGYHQIPSGPEEPLLLYLAATPHVVSAALVVEHEEGEREGPPACDGPSSPEGLAPKASSPQEGPEAPKGGAEALAGGPELDDPEAVWDPPRTSEQVRPELPALDSTNRPPRKVQRPVYFVSEALRDVKTRYPQAQKMLYAVLMASRKLRHYFQAHRVSVVMSYPLGQILHNREGTGRVVKWAIELAKFDLHFEPRHAINSQILADFIAEWTPVDEPVPSNVPFSPVEEENPNADIRGRHRIMHFDGSLNLQGAGAGVTLTSPNGDVLKYVVRLNFRATNNMAEYEGLLAGLRAAAGMDIRRLLVLGDSQLVVNQVSKEYQCTDPQMEAYVCEVRRMERHFDGLELQHVPRRDNTVADELSRVASARAPLPPGTFKERLAQPSARPSPLKDPNDAPSDPTSGDPRPSGPEGVNPDPPRQVV; translated from the exons atgcccggggtctccagggaggtgatcgagcaccgCCTTGCCGTGCGGCCGGATGCGCGACCTGTCCGGCAGAAGGTGCGGCGTCAAGCCCCGGAGCGGCAGGCCTTCATCAAGGAGGAAGTGGCGCGGCTCCTGGAGGCTGATTTCATTCGCGAGGaaatccatccggagtggctggcaaacccggtggtGGTCCCGAAGGCCAATGGCAAGCtacggatgtgcatcgactacaccgacctcaacaaggcatgcccCAAAGATCCCTTCCctctgccacgcatagatcaaatagtcgactccactgcggggtgcgaccttttgtgttttctagatgcatactctgggtaccatcagattc CCTCGGGACCGGAGGAACCATTGCTACTCTACTTGGCCGCGACCCCCCATGTGGTGAGTGCCGCCCTAGTAGTTGAGCATGAGGAAGGCGAACGAGAGGGCCCTCCGGCTTGCGATGGCCCCTCGTCCCCCGAAGGTCTAGCGCCCAAAGCTTCTAGCCCCCAGGAGGGCCCCGAGGCCCCCAAGGGAGGAGCGGAGGCTTTGGCAGGTGGCCCTGAGCTTGATGATCCCGAGGCAGTCTGGGATCCCCCCAGGACCTCCGAACAGGTGCGCCCCGAGTTACCAGCCCTTGACAGCACGAACCGGCCCccccgaaaggtgcagcggcctgtctacttcgTCAGCGAGGCACTTCGAGATGTGAAAACCCGGTATCCGCAGGCCCAGAAAATGCTTTATGCCGTcttgatggcctcgaggaagtTGCGTCATTACTTCCAAGCGCATCGGGTTTCCGTAGTGATGTCATACCCTCTTGGCCAAATTTTGcacaaccgagagggtactggacgggtggtaaaatgggccATCGAGCTGGCtaagttcgatctgcacttcgAACCGCGGCATGCGATCAACAGTCAAATCCTGGCTGACTTCATCGCGGAATGGACCCCGGTGGACGAACCTGTCCCATCCAATGTCCCCTTCTCCCCCGTAGAAGAAGAGAATCCAAACGCCGACATTCGCGGCAGGCACAGGATTATGCATTTCGACGGCTCCCTCAACCTTCAAGGTGCAGGTGCCGgagtcacgttgacctcgccaaaCGGGGATGTCCTCAAATACGTCGTTCGTCTCAACTTCCGAGCCACGAACAACATGGCAGAATATGAAGGGCTCCTTGCAGGATTGAGGGCGGCAGCCGGAATGGACATCCGCCGTCTCCTGGTCTTAGgtgactcccagctggtcgtaaATCAAGTATCCAAAGAATATCAGTGCACCGACCCACAAATGGAAGCATACGTCTGCGAGGTACGGCGCATGGAACGCCACTTCGATGGACTTGAGCTCCAGCACGTGCCCCGACGCGACAACACAGTTGCTGACGAGTTGTCGCGTGTTGCGTCGGCACGAGCCCCACTCCCCCCGGGGACTTTCAAAGAAAGGCTCGCGCAACCATCGGCGCGACCGAGTCCTTTGAAGGACCCCAACGACGCGCCCTCCGACCCGACCTCTGGCGACCCGCGCCCCTCGGGGCCCGAGGGGGTCAACCCCGACCCCCCTCGTCAGGTTGTGTAG